The following are encoded together in the Babylonia areolata isolate BAREFJ2019XMU chromosome 18, ASM4173473v1, whole genome shotgun sequence genome:
- the LOC143292141 gene encoding uncharacterized protein LOC143292141, which translates to MATAHLPAHVGLGTPSVPHPSIGTPTFGPAQAAGTPTLGSPQVGTPVFGTSYTGTPTFGHSHAVVASSPGGGGTSSMGMAGMGTPTLASSSIQHVVQPVICSHPTYRGPVLQSLVATSKPRTPQDSAKSGALPSESPEEPDKCSTPYRLPRLTPTRIEDSPLPPPPDTAPSAAVAVEDKVWGRFGYEDQVRMPELGPSIHKALTSTSSHHHPLTPGGGGGGAKGSPGGAPPGVGSRTVAAAQLYRQSAMIVPKFRNAAIIPSVTPGVIRDVEDHDVRVYRSLLEKVGGGVVVFSQQHHQHQHQQQQCPADPRTDCSALSPAPHTPDSRSLSPAKSIHWALGSHRHPLFDYKGRSRKQGPYSREFTVHCMPPASWMRMKWGRQQRLAAH; encoded by the exons ATGGCGACGGCTCATCTCCCAGCCCATGTCGGTCTGGGGACACCCTCTGTCCCCCATCCCAGTATTGGAACACCAACTTTCGGACCAGCACAAGCCGCGGGGACGCCCACTTTGGGATCACCTCAGGTTGGGACACCTGTTTTCGGAACCTCTTATACCGGGACGCCAACTTTCGGACATTCACATGCGGTGGTAGCATCATCCCCTGGAGGAGGAGGGACGTCCAGTATGGGTATGGCCGGTATGGGTACGCCCACTTTGGCCTCGTCCAGCATCCAGCACGTGGTTCAGCCAGTGATCTGTTCCCACCCGACCTACAGGGGTCCTGTGCTGcagagtct CGTGGCCACCAGCAAACCCAGGACCCCCCAGGACTCGGCAAAGTCCGGAGCGCTGCCCTCGGAGAGTCCCGAGGAGCCTGACAAGTGCTCCACCCCCTACCGCCTcccccgcctcacccccacccgcatCGAggacagccccctccccccgcccccagacACTGCACCctccgctgctgttgctgtggagGACAAGGTGTGGGGGCGGTTTGGGTATGAGGATCAAGTCAG aatgcCAGAGCTGGGCCCCAGTATCCACAAAGCCCTGACCAgcacctcctcccaccaccacccgctgaccccagggggagggggaggaggggccaaGGGTTCCCCGGGGGGAGCTCCCCCAGGCGTGGGTTCCCGGACGGTGGCGGCAGCCCAGCTGTACCGTCAG AGCGCCATGATCGTGCCGAAGTTCCGGAACGCGGCCATCATCCCTAGTGTCACGCCTGGCGTCATCCGTGATGTAGAGGACCATGACGTCAGAGTGTACAGAAG cttgCTGGAGAAGGTCGGAGGCGGTGTGGTGGTATTTTCAcagcagcatcatcaacatcaacatcagcagcagcagtgtccaGCAGACCCCCGGACGGACTGCAGTGCCCTgagccccgccccccacaccccggaCAGCCGCAGTCTGTCTCCGGCCAAGTCCATCCACTGGGCGCTGGGCAGCCACAGGCACCCGCTGTTTGACTACAAG GGACGCAGCCGGAAGCAGGGCCCTTACTCCCGGGAGTTCACGGTACACTGCATGCCACCAGCCTCCTGGATGAGAATGAAGTGGGGCCGACAGCAAAGGCTGGCCGCTCATTGA